The Ruminococcaceae bacterium BL-4 region AATTCCGGTATCTTTCAGTCGAACTCGAAGGTCTTTTGCGGCATGTAAATCAAAAGCCGCAACAAGTTGCGGTTTAAATTCTCGTGCCTGCTTTTCGAGCAGATCAATATTCGAATGTGCAGCAAGGGCGCAGACCGACATTCCCAGACTGCGGACAACTTCCAAAGTCTGAGTTCCAATCGATCCTGTAGAACCCAAAACAGCAATTTTTTTCATTCTATTCACCAGGTTATTCTTTCTAATTTTCTTTTAGGTATAGACAAGCGGCATAAATCTGAGCAGAATCGAAACAAATGGTGCAACAAAAATGACGCTGTCAAAACGATCAAGTATTCCGCCATGACCGGGAAGAATCTCACTGAAATCTTTAATATGGCAGCTTCTTTTAATAAGAGAAAAGCTCAAATCACCGATTACAGAAAGAGCTGAACCGCCAACTCCGATCAAAAAAAGTGTAAAATAACAAACTCTTACCTGACCAGCCCAGAAAACATCCTGGAAAAACCAGCCAGACAAAAGCAACATCCCAATTTCAAAAACAAATCCGCCAATCACACCCTCCACGGTTTTTTTCGGGCTGATATTCGGACAAAGCTTACGTTTCCCAAACCAGTTTCCTGCAAAATAGGCCCCCACATCGGCAAGCCATGCAGCAAAGATTGCAACAATCACATAAAACATTCCATGTCTTCCGCCAATATGCCGCAGTTGAATCAGCGTTTCCAAAGCAGTCGGAATCAAAAGCGCCACACTATAAAGGACCCCAACTTCTCGGAATGAAATCAGGTCATGATAAAAAATCATCGTACTAAAAAGGACAACCGTATAAAGAAAATAAGCGGTTGCCTCCTGAAGGCCCATAGAGAGGAACGGCAAAACGCAGGCAAAAATCAGAGTCGGCCAAAGGAGCATTGGCTTTTTTGAAACGCCTAATGCCAAAGCAATCTCGTACATTGATGCAGCTGAAATCAAAGCAATCGCAATATTGAGTGCCAGCGGAAAAATGGAATTAAAGATGACAACAGCACCCAAAAAAAGGATAATGATTCCCGCGGAAAATGAACGGTCTTTTAAAGAAGAAAACATGGTTTACACTCCTCCAAACCGCCGATTGCGGTGTTCATACTCCTGTAGAGCCCAATTTAAATTTCCCGGTGCAAAATCCGGCCAGAGAATATCCATCGTGACATATTCAGTATAAGCTGACTGCCACAGCAGAAAATTTGAAATCCGATGTTCTCCGCTTGGCCGGATAATCAAATCGGGATCCGGCTGTCCTGCGGTATCCATATAGGAAGAAATCAATTTTTCATCAATTTCTTCCGGAGCCAGCATTTCTTTTTGCACGTTCTCTGAGATTTTGCGAACTGCGTTGACAATTTCTGCCCGTCCACCGTAATTCATAGCAATATTAAGCACCATACCGGTACGGTCCTTACAAACTTCCCGGGTCTCTTCAATCAGCTTTTTCAAATCCGGGGAAAATTTACTGGTATCTCCGATAAAGCGCACCTTAATATCATCATCACGAAAATCCCGCAGAGAATCCTGCAGATATTTTTTAAACAGAATCATCAAGGCCCCCACTTCGTCCTGCGGGCGAGACCAATTCTCAGTCGAAAAAGCATACACCGTCAGATAGCGAATTCCAATAGAACTTGCATAGCGAGTAATCTTTTTAAAGACAGCAGCTCCGGCGGTATGCCCTGCAGAACGCGGCAGTCCCTTCTTTTCGGCCCATCGACCATTTCCATCCATGATAATGCCAAGATGCGCCGGCAGGCACTCCGGTGCCGGCGCGGCGCTTACATACTGTTTTTCCATGCGCAGTCCTCACTTGATTTTTAAAATCTAGATCTCCATGATTTCTTTTTTCTTCTTCTCAAGAAGAGTATCTATCTCTTTACAGTATTTATCCGTAAGATCCTGCATTTTTTTCTCAGCTTCTTTTAAATCGTCCTCTGTAATCTCTGTCGACTTCTTCATACTCTTTAATTTTTCCATCGCATCACGCCGAATTGAACGAATAGCAATTTTAGATTCTTCTGCCTGCTTTGCAATTTCTTTTGCCAACTCTTTGCGGCGATCCTCTGTCATCTGCGGAAAAATCAACCGAATTACTTTGCCGTCAGACTGCGGATTGATTCCAATATCAGAAGAAAGAATTGCTTTTTCAACCGCATGGCAGACCGACTGGTCCCACGGCTGAATCGTTAAAACGCGTGCTTCTGTTACTGCAACAGCCGCGAGCTGACTGATTGCAGTAGGAGTTCCATAATAATCGACCATCACTTTATTGAGCACATTTGGATTTGCACGTCCCGCGCGTATCTCTACATACTCTTCACGAAGTACGCTCAGCGTTTTCTGCATTTTAGATTCTGATTGATCCAATACCTGTTTCATAGAACTTCATCCTCCTTTACGATTGTACCGATTGGTTGGCCACAGATTGCCTTTTCAATATTATTTGGGTCTGCAATATCAAATACGCAAATTGGAATATGATTATCCCTGCAAAGAGAAGCGGCTGTGCTGTCCATAACCTTTAAATCTTTATTGAGCACATCCATATACGTTAACGTCTCAAACTTTTTGGCATCCGGATTCTTTTTGGGATCACTGTCATAGATTCCATCCACCATAGTTGCCTTTAAAATAATATCAGCGTCAATTTCGGCAGCACGCAGAGCGGCAGCAGTATCCGTAGAGAAGAACGGATTTCCGGTACCACATCCCAAAACGACAATACGGTTTTTCTCAAGATGGCGAACTGCGCGGTTACGGATATAAGGCTCTGCAATCTCCTGCATAGCGATTGCTGTTTGTACACGAACCGCTACCCCCAACTGCTCCAAAGCATCTGCAACCCCCAATGCAT contains the following coding sequences:
- a CDS encoding Phosphatidate cytidylyltransferase, whose translation is MFSSLKDRSFSAGIIILFLGAVVIFNSIFPLALNIAIALISAASMYEIALALGVSKKPMLLWPTLIFACVLPFLSMGLQEATAYFLYTVVLFSTMIFYHDLISFREVGVLYSVALLIPTALETLIQLRHIGGRHGMFYVIVAIFAAWLADVGAYFAGNWFGKRKLCPNISPKKTVEGVIGGFVFEIGMLLLSGWFFQDVFWAGQVRVCYFTLFLIGVGGSALSVIGDLSFSLIKRSCHIKDFSEILPGHGGILDRFDSVIFVAPFVSILLRFMPLVYT
- the uppS gene encoding undecaprenyl pyrophosphate synthase (Evidence 2a : Function from experimental evidences in other organisms; PubMedId : 15788389, 16014871, 22904278, 23840410, 27578312; Product type e : enzyme) — translated: MEKQYVSAAPAPECLPAHLGIIMDGNGRWAEKKGLPRSAGHTAGAAVFKKITRYASSIGIRYLTVYAFSTENWSRPQDEVGALMILFKKYLQDSLRDFRDDDIKVRFIGDTSKFSPDLKKLIEETREVCKDRTGMVLNIAMNYGGRAEIVNAVRKISENVQKEMLAPEEIDEKLISSYMDTAGQPDPDLIIRPSGEHRISNFLLWQSAYTEYVTMDILWPDFAPGNLNWALQEYEHRNRRFGGV
- the frr gene encoding ribosome recycling factor (Evidence 2a : Function from experimental evidences in other organisms; PubMedId : 9862121, 12480895, 12682299, 14586115; Product type f : factor), with amino-acid sequence MKQVLDQSESKMQKTLSVLREEYVEIRAGRANPNVLNKVMVDYYGTPTAISQLAAVAVTEARVLTIQPWDQSVCHAVEKAILSSDIGINPQSDGKVIRLIFPQMTEDRRKELAKEIAKQAEESKIAIRSIRRDAMEKLKSMKKSTEITEDDLKEAEKKMQDLTDKYCKEIDTLLEKKKKEIMEI
- the pyrH gene encoding uridylate kinase (Evidence 2a : Function from experimental evidences in other organisms; PubMedId : 9862121, 12682299, 12869195, 22720735; Product type e : enzyme), which produces MQPKYKRVLLKLSGESLAGDAGHGIDFDTVLKICRPIKTCSLMGVQIAIVVGGGNFWRGRSSGKMDRTRADHMGMLATAINALGVADALEQLGVAVRVQTAIAMQEIAEPYIRNRAVRHLEKNRIVVLGCGTGNPFFSTDTAAALRAAEIDADIILKATMVDGIYDSDPKKNPDAKKFETLTYMDVLNKDLKVMDSTAASLCRDNHIPICVFDIADPNNIEKAICGQPIGTIVKEDEVL